GCTCCGCTTGGGGTGTAAAACATTTTCTGTAAAATGATTTTCGTGGAAAATAATTTACAATGAAAAAcacaattttaaaattagttttCCGTTGTTTAGTACATGTAAGAAAAATGAAGAAaccaaaggaaaataaaaacgCAAATTTGTcagaaaccaccttttaaaataGAGATTTTGCGAGAAGAAATCcgatttataaatatttttgcGAGAAACCAAAGCTGGATTCCGGTGGTTAACTCTTTTTCTCAACGTTGACTTGCACTTgacttttttaaacaaaaaattcaaTCATTTTTACATTCTTCCCATTCACTTTTCACTCCATTTTATTTCTATCACCTTCAACTGCAGTGGTGAACTGACAGAGAGAGTCGAGGTGTTGAGAAGAAAATTATAGAAACAGAAACCAGCAAATTATGGAAACAACAAATTATCGAATCTCCGACATACATAACCCCAAATTTACGCCATAAAATTATAACAAGAACACAAGTTAACAACTACTTACAGTAATTCATTCAAAAATGCATATAAATACTCAAAATTTCAACACAACCATCAACCTAATCAATCAAATTAGAATGAGTTGAATGTCCCTAATTTCAACTTTTGACTTTGAacttttgttagtttttctggGTGATCTGCAAAATGAGTAAGATGGTTTATGGAAAACTTAtccagaaattcaccaaattttAGGAAGAAACCCAAAAATTCAAATGAGCGGTGTTTAAGGGAAAATTAAAGGGAAGAATATGAAAAAacgatttatttttttgttaaaagaAGTCACATGTAAAGTCAACGCCATAAAAAAGAGTCAACTACCGGAATCCGGTTAAATGAGGTCTCTCgcaaaaatatttataaatcgGGTTTCTTCTcgcaatttattttttaaaaggtgATTTTTCGCAAATTCTCTATTTTAAAAGGTGATTTCTGACAAATTTGCTAAATAAAAGAGAAAGTAAGCAGGTAAGCGAGAGGAGTGTACAAGAGAGATAAGGAAAAAGgaaggaaaacaattttcctctCATTTTATTCCTAGTGAAAATACTTTACACTCCTTTGCAAATCAAACaatataaaatgaaaataaGAGAAAAACTATTTTCCCAGAAAATACTTTTACGGCCTATCAAACGGTGCCTCAATTtcatttgtgaattgtgataccACAATGTAAGCAAATCCACCATGTGATTGGATTATCAGAAGTTTCTAGCAACAAAAGAAGTTAAAAGAAAGTCTTCATGTGATTGAATTTAAAAGCCCGCAAATCAGCCAATTCACTTGTTTGCATTTCTTCCGTTAGTCCTCGATGACCCTTTCTCAATTCGAATGGCTCATTTAGGCTCTTATGTTACATTCAACGACATCCTTTACGCACATCTCTCCAAATCATCTAAAACAAGACACCTTCAGGAATTAGGAGTTTTACACACTCACCGAACAAAAAGGTTGTACTGGAATATACACCTTATGCTGCCATATCaatcaaaatttaaaacaataccTAAAGATTGGTCGAAATGCAACCATACATCAGCCCAACATTAGACCACGTTCAATTCTTTGATTACGTAAAATTTCAAAAGAATTGGAATTATCATCTAGTGTATACAAGGAAGTTACATAACTCAGTGCAAAAGATTTGAGTCCTCTGTTGGATCAACCGAAGTCACTTTGGAGATTAATCCTCCAACATTCGTTCAAAAAGCCTTACTTCAGACCCTCACTCAAGCCGGGTGGCATCCCTAAACTTTGGGCAAGATTGCCCATTCTTTCCTTCATTGCCTGACAAAAGAACAAAACCATCTTAGAAATCTAGAAATAACAGTTTCCCCTTCTATAACTTTTTTGTTGACTAATTGAAAGATTAAACATGGTGTCTCATCTCACCAGCACGCTTTTTTGGTGTGCATCTTTGTATGCCTCGGTAACTAAAAGAGAGAGTTTCTGCGTGAAAGATAAAGCAGTTGTTCAGGAAGGGAACAAGCGTATGACAGACATTAGTTGGAAGAAAAACACACAGAATTATCTAAAGCTCACTTCAGCCCCAAGTTTCATTGCAGCTTCAGTAATCTCAGTCCGGACAGGTTGTTGATTACCAGAGAGGGTAACCTGATAAAGAGACGTTTGAATAATGAAGATGTTGCCTTATTTAAAGGTCCAGAGATAAAATAACATACATATGTTTCAGTGACAATGATACACACAGCAATCACATGAAAAGCTTGTTGATAAGAAGCTAGTTCAAATAGAGAGGTTGCGCAACATTATGAAAAACAACATACCTTTATGAGCTCATCTTCACAATAACCATCAAACTCTGCTCTGCAAGACCAAAACAATAACAAAAGAAACACTTTACATGAAATCAATATTCAACTCAAACATTGTTAGAAATTAGCACATACGCTGCCAGCTCTTTTTGCACTTTAACTGCTTCAACTTGGACTACCATTTGAGCCTTCTTGACCGTCTCATACAAATTTTGCATGTTGCCAAGTATTCCAGCCTATGTATTCAAGAAGGTAAGTTTAGTAGAAACTCGACAATAAATATATCGTGGGCATGTACAACGCCACACTATCTAAGAAAACTCCTACTCTGAATGAATAAATTTTTATCCTACAGTCCACAAAGACGAAGGGAGGTGAATAAATCAGCAAAATTATGTAATGCACAAAATTCTTCAATCTCAAGTAACAAACATGTTTTTGACAAACTCACTAGTCACTACTCTAGAAAGGAAAAAAATAGGCCAAAAGACCAAAACCTGTGTCAATAAACTGTTTGTCATATTAGAAGCTGGTTATCACTCCTAGAATTCCAGGTTATTCATATCCTCCTCCACCCCTGAAATTGAGTTCTTGTCATTTTTTTTGGCAATCTTCTTTAGCATGTTTTTCGGAGACTATTTCCTGTTGGAACTTGAATTCAGTCAGGAATAAAGAACAATTTTATCTCTTATATCGTtccatttaaaattttaaatccaATTTTGAGGATGATATTTTTTGGGTACATTTCTAAGTCCTGATGAAGTCTTTCCATTTAAAAAGCTActaaaaaaagaaggaaattcCTCGTATCAGTTAGGATATTAAAAGCTTTTGCTTTTCACACCAACACTATGTTTGGTTAGGAAAATTTGCAGGGAAGGGAGGGAAGGGAAAGTGAAAAGGACATTTTCCCTTATTTGGATAAGATACAAGGGATTAGGGGAAGGAAGCGAAAAGGATTGGAGATATGGAGGGATCCACTTTCCTTCCCCTTTCAATAAATCAGATCCTTCCATTGTTGGAAAGGTttggaaggaaaatggaagatCATTTTTTCCCTCCCCTCCCCTCCCCTCACATCCCTTTCTCTTACCTCTTTTTCCCTCCCTTCCCTTCCACAAATGCTAGCCAAACAAAGTGTAAGGCTAACAACGAAGGTAACTTTTCTGAATATAAGTTCTGCAGCATGTAAAACTAAATTGGGTATGTTTGCGGAAGCATCTACAATTCCACAGTCTTCTCTTTGACCCAAAAGCTAGACCCAAACAATGTGGAGGCCCTTTCCAGAAGGGCTGCATCACATTCACACTTGGGAAGTAATGAGGAGGCACTTGAAGACTTAATTAGAAATAAAAGGTTGGATCCTATAAGAAGGTTAGACGGAAGCTATCTGTTGCTGAGGGTCTGATTCAATAAAAAAGGAAGGTGACGCCCTTTCCAGAAGAGCTGCATCACATTCACACTTTGGAAGTAATGAGGAGGCACTTGAAGACTTAATTAGAAATAAAAGGTTGGTTCCTATAAGAAGGTTAGACGGAAGCTATCTGTTGCTGAGGGTCTGATTCAATAAAAAAGGAAGGTGACCCAGGACATAACTGTTAATGTGAGTTGCATATCAAAGGAATACGAAGAACCCTCTCAATCTAGGAAGCAAAAGTGAGGACTTGATGGTGGCTTCGGTGATTGACCTGAATACAAATGGTGAGTTTGATCCCTGAATCATAGAAGACAATATGCTCTACAATGATCAGGAGACTTAGGACAGTATCTCACAACTTCCCCTGCTATTGTTAACTTTATCTGAGAGCTCTACTTTGGCCAAATAGAAACATGCCAAAGGCAGGAACACTATAGATAAGAGGCAAGCTCACAAATAGTCTTCGAAATTTTTACAATCTTACATACCCACAGGAAGGCACCTTTTTTTAATGCAAAAGTGTATTACAATAGCTACAAAGAATGAAGATTTGCTTTAACATGAGCATTATTATAAGAAGGTAAGAGAACTCTCACTTTTGAGTCATCACCCTTGTCATCCTTTTTCCCTCCAAATAAACCATAAACACGTACTGATCTTGTGTTTTTACCAGGCTTGCTGTTTGTCCACAACAAACGTGGACGACCAACGGAATTATTTAACTTGCCTGTGAACATTTATGGAAATGATTAGATTACATGACAATTAAGCACGGCACATGGAATACAACACTTCAGGGATgcattaaaacatttaaacatAATCAAACTAGTGCTTTGTAAGGATAAAAACACACTAGATAACATAAATTAACTGTCAGGCCCATCATATGCAATTTCCCCATAAGTCACAAATTTCAGTTATTGCCCAATTCCCTCCAAACACCAATTCAAACCACTGCAAAAGAGAAATgcaaactgaaaatctcaaactCTTTATCAGAATTTGACTGCATACTACTGAGTGAGACCTCTAATATGGTCCCAGGGCATACATCATCTGTGGTCCAGGAAAATCATAGCAAAAGTGCACAATTAGTGCATAGATTCTTTCCTCAGGCATGATTGACATATAAGGGTATCTTCAAACGCCAATCTGTAACGAACCAATACATTATTGACTGAGTTCCTAAACCATAATGGACttcttttttgagattttttaacATACATCAGGAACAGCCGAACAGGTTGAGGCACTTGTATCACAGGCAACTACTTATAAACTTTTTCCCTTGAAAGTACTCTGTTTTGTGAGCAATgataacagaaaaaaaaaagtaccggGGAGTGAACTTTTCTAAAATTTAACGACATTATATTAACATATAAATTCAGAGAAGAATATGATTGTGAGAGAATCACTAAGTTTGCATATTGCAGAGATCCTGCAGAGCACCAAATATCAACCATAAAGTAGTTTTTTTTCCCTTCTTCTCCTAACCAAAATCGTATTTGTTTGAATAACATGGAGCTATGCActttctttttattctttaaagcATAAATCTGGAAGACTGGAACTCAAGTAGTTCATGCTTTCCAGGGACCAAGAGGTACATGAGGTTAGGGTGATCAGAACACGAGCTAGCCTGTTGGGATATCAATTTCCTCCCTAATTCGAATAAACTTAAACTTGTAAATGCTGGCTTCTCAGATGGCCCACGCCGTAGATAGTGGCATGCAGCCAAGCCAGAATGGGCTCACCAAAAATTATTGGTTTCCGCTCATTGACCTTGAAGTCAATATCAGGATGATCCATTCCAGCAAGAAAGAAAAACAGAGAGGGATATTCACTCATTTCATTCGCTTAAGAATACCTCATTTTTCATTCTAAAATTATGGACTAAAAGAAGCCATAATGGTAGCATGATCTTTCTACATACTGGTCCATGGTTATCCCATTTATTTATGTTGTCGACTTCATTACAACTTGGGAACACTAAATCTAGCAGAAATGCAATATCAATTTGTCATCAATGGCTCTGATCTATGGCCTGTAAAGCTAGTTGGAGAATTCAGGAGAAATAAACATCTAATAAGTGCTAATAAGGTCCGAATTGTGTTTTTCTTGATTATACAACAAGTTCCTTTGACCTTTCAAATGTCAGACAACCACTAGACATACAATAAGCAGTAGAACATACACTTATTAAGTTTTTGTACCTACCTTTATCTTCGtagatttatttgtttttaaagCTTTTAATACCATGGATTTTTTTGAACCACGGTGAGCCTATCCTATGCAGCAAGTACCTCAACACCGCTACACGGAACGACACTCTAAGAACTAACTCCCCAAGTAACTCGAATGATGAACAATTGTGAGTTGACAATGGCAAATTTCCATTAGATAGCCAAGTCTGACATTTATCCGTGTCCCATACCAATATTCGACCCTGAGTAACATTGGATAATGAACATTAGTGACTTGACAATTTGGATCATAAAATGGTAAATTCCTAAAATTTCATTAGAAAGACGAGTCTGACAACTGGGTCTCACAGAGTGCTCAAACCTGAGTATCTAAGACATTAAGGGGGGAGGGGTGGGGGGGCAAAAAGAATGGGAGTACCCTAATAGAATTGACCGCTTCGCCACAAGCTAGCTAATTAACATGGTCATAACATCCTTAAGAATTCAACAGCTACATAATCCAGTAAAGAAAAAAATTCCTATTAAGTAAATGGTGGGATCTTTCAAATGATAATGGTTTATAGATAATAATTCAATCAATATAAGCCAATTAGGGCAATTACATCACTGATAAaccctaaataaaataaaatactaatAAAACCCAAAATCACAATACCCCAATATCATGATAAACCAATTACCAAATTCA
This sequence is a window from Spinacia oleracea cultivar Varoflay chromosome 1, BTI_SOV_V1, whole genome shotgun sequence. Protein-coding genes within it:
- the LOC110779183 gene encoding nucleoid-associated protein At4g30620, chloroplastic, whose amino-acid sequence is MACTSTLLSASKLPIHCRINDTFKNPTSSSISFSFCKLNNSVGRPRLLWTNSKPGKNTRSVRVYGLFGGKKDDKGDDSKAGILGNMQNLYETVKKAQMVVQVEAVKVQKELAAAEFDGYCEDELIKVTLSGNQQPVRTEITEAAMKLGAEKLSLLVTEAYKDAHQKSVLAMKERMGNLAQSLGMPPGLSEGLK